In Phragmites australis chromosome 17, lpPhrAust1.1, whole genome shotgun sequence, the following are encoded in one genomic region:
- the LOC133897272 gene encoding uncharacterized protein LOC133897272: protein MEGGAPAISLFRPRAGSLLVLAADSSAARKSSGTPGRSRVSRLSPNGAGRSGVWKHGNTEAAPRRSGITRVPKIAPAVSTKKSGRSKDPVINLEVSHHRAVAAVRLLRIEKGKAFVDLLNEKANDSGENEMGYVERTLGFSTRYLEDRDIRLVTVIVAGTVRWKRYLDYLIMSLCSEEKMFREMEPLLLQILRIGFFEILKLDVPAYAAVDENVRLAKVALRPGAGNMVNAILRKLVVLKESNSLPLPKIEGDDRAQARALSIVYSHPVWMVRRWIRFLGKDEALRLMNWNNSDPFFSLRVNTSKGYTRADLVKRLESLQVHYEESIMDEFVRIREGMQAVLQAGLMKEGMCAVQDESAGLVVSVVDPQPGETIVDCCAAPGGKTLFMASRLLGQGEIWALDVNKGRLRILMNAAKLHGLDDMITDIHADLRLYAKETTAKYDKVLLDAPCSGLGVLSKRADLRWNRQFEDLEELTCLQDELLDSASMLVKPGGILIYSTCSIDPEENEKRITAFIQRHPEFSPQSVRGYVPTEFVTDEGFYSSSPTNHSMDGAFAARLVRSMH from the exons ATGGAGGGGGGAGCGCCCGCCATCTCGCTGTTCCGCCCGCGCGCTGGCTCCCTCCTTGTCCTCGCCGCGGATTCAAGTGCGGCCCGCAAGAGCTCCGGCACGCCTG GGAGGAGCAGGGTTTCGAGGCTCAGTCCGAACGGAGCAG ggaGGAGTGGGGTTTGGAAGCATGGTAATACGGAGGCTGCACCTCGCCGATCAG GGATCACCAGAGTTCCAAAGATTGCTCCTGCGGTTTCTACTAAAAAATCAG GGAGGAGTAAGGATCCGGTTATTAATTTGGAGGTCTCTCATCATAGAGCGG TTGCAGCAGTTAGGTTGCTAAGAATTGAGAAGGGGAAGGCATTTGTAGACCTTTTGAATGAGAAAGCAAATGATTCTGGAGAGAATGAGATGGGATATGTAGAAAGGACGCTAGGTTTCAGCACACGGTATTTGGAGGACAGGGATATAAGACTG GTTACTGTCATAGTTGCTGGAACTGTGCGTTGGAAGCGCTACCTTGATTATCTTATCATGTCTCTATGTAGTGAGGAGAAGATGTTCAGGGAGATGGAGCCACTACTTCTGCAG ATATTGCGAATCGGTTTTTTTGAAATTCTCAAGCTTGATGTGCCAGCTTATGCTGCTGTTGATGAG AATGTAAGGCTTGCTAAAGTAGCTTTAAGGCCTGGTGCCGGGAACATGGTGAATGCAATTCTGCGTAAACTTGTAGTACTAAAG GAGTCAAACTCTCTTCCTCTTCCAAAGATAGAAGGTGATGATCGTGCCCAAGCTCGTGCTCTTTCCATAGTTTATTCTCATCCTGTT TGGATGGTGAGAAGATGGATTCGGTTTCTTGGCAAAGACGAAGCTCTAAGATTGATGAATTGGAATAACAGTGATCCTTTTTTCAGTCTAAG GGTGAATACATCAAAAGGCTATACAAGGGCTGACCTTGTAAAACGATTGGAAAGTTTGCAG GTTCATTATGAAGAGTCAATTATGGATGAATTTGTTCGCATTCGGGAGGGGATGCAA GCAGTCTTACAAGCTGGATTAATGAAAGAAGGCATGTGTGCTGTGCAAGACGAGAGTGCAG GTCTTGTGGTGTCTGTGGTCGATCCACAACCAGGGGAAACAATTGTTGATTGCTGTGCTGCACCTGGCGGAAAGACTCTGTTCATGGCATCACGGTTGTTGGGACAAG GGGAGATATGGGCTCTAGATGTAAACAAAGGTCGCTTGAGAATTCTCATGAACGCAGCAAAGTTACACGGTCTCGATGATATGATCACTGACATCCATGCTGATCTTCGACTATATGCT AAGGAAACCACTGCTAAATATGACAAAGTATTGTTGGATGCTCCGTGTTCTGGGCTGGGAGTCCTTTCCAAG AGAGCGGACTTGCGTTGGAATAGACAGTTTGAAGATTTGGAAGAGTTGACGTGTTTACAAGATGAGCTTCTTGATTCAGCGTCAAT GTTGGTAAAGCCTGGTGGTATACTAATCTACAGTACTTGTTCGATTGATCCAGAAGAAAACGAGAAGAGGATTACTGCTTTTATTCAGAGGCATCCG GAATTTTCTCCACAGAGTGTACGTGGATATGTTCCTACAGAATTTGTCACAGATGAAGGTTTCTATTCCTCAAGTCCAACTAACCACTCTATGGATGGGGCATTTGCTGCTCGTCTTGTCCGGTCAATGCACTAG
- the LOC133896686 gene encoding cellulose synthase-like protein E6: protein MERLFATEKLGGRELYRFHAVTVFVGICLVLYYRATHVPAGGPGSGRAAWLGMLAAELWFSFYWVITQSVRWSPIRRRTFKDRLAARYGERLPCVDIFVCTADPRSEPPSLVISTVLSLMAYNYPAEKLSVYLSDDGGSILTFYALWEASAFAKHWLPFCKRYNIEPRSPAAYFSESDKSDDRRILKEWSFIKDLYEEMTERIDSAVMSGKIPEEIKVNHKGFSEWNTGITSKDHQPIVQILIDGKDRNAVDNEGNVLPTLVYMAREKRPQYHHNFKAGAMNALIRVSSVISNSPIIMNVDCDMYSNNSDSIRDALCFFLDEEMGHKIGFVQYPQNYNNMTKNNIYGNSLHVINQVELSGLDSVGGPLYIGTGCFHRREILCGRMLTKDYKEDWDGGIKEKTQRCIDQTEEKAKSLSTCTYEHNTQWGNEIGVKYGCPVEDVITGLAIHCRGWESVYINPPRAAFIGVGPTTVAQTILQHKRWSEGNFSIFLSKYCPFIFGHGNTRLRHQMGYSIYGLWAPNSLPTLYYCIIPSLGLLKGTPLYPEIMSPWITPFIYVSFVKNMYSLYEALLSGDTLRGWWNGQRMWLVKRITSYLYGVIDTIRKLLGLSKMGFAVTPKVSDEDESKRYEQEIMEFGTSSPEYVIIATIALLNLVCLVGGLSQIMTGAGNTTLNVFFLQVILCGVLVTINIPIYEAMFVRKDRGRIPFTVTLASIGFVMLALLVPII from the exons ATGGAGAGGCTGTTTGCTACAGAGAAGCTCGGGGGCAGGGAGCTGTACAGGTTCCACGCCGTCACAGTGTTCGTGGGGATATGCCTGGTGCTCTACTACAGGGCGACGCACGTCCCCGCCGGCGGCCCCGGCTCGGGGAGGGCGGCGTGGCTGGGGATGCTCGCGGCGGAGCTGTGGTTCAGCTTCTACTGGGTCATCACGCAGTCCGTGCGGTGGAGCCCCATCCGCCGCCGCACCTTCAAGGACAGGCTCGCCGCCAG ATATGGAGAACGGCTACCCTGCGTGGATATCTTCGTGTGCACTGCCGACCCGCGATCAGAGCCACCAAGCCTTGTCATCTCCACAGTCCTATCACTCATGGCGTACAATTACCCAGCTGAGAAATTAAGTGTGTACCTTTCAGATGACGGAGGCTCGATCCTCACTTTCTATGCTCTATGGGAGGCGTCCGCGTTCGCGAAGCATTGGCTTCCATTCTGCAAGAGATACAACATCGAGCCGAGGTCACCAGCTGCTTACTTCTCAGAGTCGGACAAGTCTGACGATCGTCGCATCTTAAAAGAATGGTCATTCATCAAG GACCTGTACGAAGAAATGACAGAGCGAATTGATTCCGCTGTCATGTCAGGCAAAATTCCTGAAGAAATCAAGGTAAATCATAAAGGATTTTCTGAATGGAATACAGGAATTACCTCAAAAGATCACCAGCCAATTGTTCAG ATTCTGATAGATGGGAAAGACAGAAATGCAGTTGACAATGAAGGAAATGTACTACCAACACTGGTGTACATGGCACGAGAGAAGAGGCCTCAATACCACCATAACTTCAAAGCTGGGGCAATGAACGCTCTG ATAAGGGTATCATCGGTGATAAGCAACAGCCCTATCATCATGAATGTGGACTGTGATATGTATTCCAACAATAGTGACTCAATCAGAGATGCACTGTGCTTCTTCCTTGATGAAGAAATGGGTCACAAGATCGGATTCGTGCAGTACCCTCAGAACTATAACAATATGACCAAGAATAACATATATGGAAACTCCCTCCATGTCATCAATCAG GTTGAGCTGAGTGGTCTGGACAGTGTGGGTGGCCCTCTATATATTGGCACAGGATGCTTCCATAGAAGGGAGATCCTATGCGGCAGGATGTTGACCAAAGACTACAAGGAAGACTGGGACGGAGGAATCAAGGAAAAAACACAACGGTGCATAGATCAGACTGAAGAGAAAGCAAAGTCGTTATCAACCTGTACTTATGAACATAACACACAGTGGGGAAATGAGATTGGAGTGAAATATGGTTGCCCAGTGGAAGATGTCATCACCGGATTGGCAATACACTGTAGAGGATGGGAGTCAGTCTACATCAATCCGCCAAGAGCAGCATTTATCGGTGTAGGTCCAACAACAGTTGCTCAGACAATACTGCAACACAAGAGATGGAGCGAGGGTAATTTCTcaatttttctttcaaagtacTGCCCCTTCATATTTGGACATGGAAATACCAGGTTGCGACATCAAATGGGCTACTCAATCTATGGTTTGTGGGCACCCAACTCACTACCTACACTGTATTATTGTATCATCCCTTCGCTAGGCCTTCTCAAGGGCACTCCTCTATACCCTGAG ATTATGAGTCCATGGATCACACCTTTCATATATGTCTCATTTGTGAAGAATATGTACAGCCTATATGAGGCATTATTATCTGGAGACACATTGAGAGGATGGTGGAACGGGCAAAGGATGTGGTTAGTTAAAAGAATAACCTCATACCTCTATGGCGTCATTGACACTATCAGGAAGTTGTTAGGACTGTCGAAGATGGGGTTTGCAGTTACACCAAAGGTCAGCGATGAAGATGAATCAAAACGGTACGAGCAAGAAATCATGGAATTTGGAACGTCTTCACCAGAATACGTGATCATCGCAACCATCGCATTGCTCAACCTTGTGTGCCTGGTGGGAGGGCTAAGTCAAATCATGACAGGTGCCGGGAATACGACGTTGAATGTATTTTTCCTCCAGGTCATTCTATGTGGGGTACTAGTGACCATCAATATCCCAATCTATGAAGCAATGTTCGTCAGGAAGGACAGAGGGAGAATACCATTCACAGTTACACTAGCTTCCATTGGCTTTGTGATGTTGGCCCTCTTGGTACCAATAATTTGA
- the LOC133896576 gene encoding uncharacterized protein LOC133896576, producing MLRSVMRRGGAAARQAAWEGGSPRDLLRMRVAERERARRRRRDPGRDEFFVPTPESLAWLDSASLPMVLTAAAVALFTKLLMMEHEATDQERRERKIKNSHPDQGKVRMLTREEWDEIQEVRPRTPFESKLARPHARIRTGEPVRLEDVKDWATDVITDAFTRAEESTKQK from the exons ATGCTGCGGTCGGTGATGCGGCGGGGAGGGGCGGCCGCGCGGCAGGCTGCGTGGGAGGGGGGATCCCCGAGGGATCTCCTCCGGATGCGAGTGGCGGAGCGGGAgcgcgccaggcggcggcggcgcgaccCGGGGCGCGACGAGTTCTTCGTGCCGACGCCGGAGTCGCTGGCGTGGCTGGACTCGGCCTCCCTCCCCATGGTCCTCACCGCAGCCGCCGTGGCCCTCTTCACCAAGCTCCTCATGATG GAACATGAAGCTACAGATCAAGAAAGGAGAGAGCGCAAGATAAAGAATAGCCACCCTGATCAAGGAAAAGTAAGGATGCTGACTCGTGAAGAATGGGATGAGATCCAAGAAGTCAGGCCAAGGACACCTTTTGAATCGAAGTTAGCTCGTCCACATGCCCGTATAAGAACCGGGGAACCAGTTCGGCTG GAGGATGTCAAGGATTGGGCTACTGATGTAATCACAGATGCTTTCACTAGAGCGGAAGAAAGTACCAAGCAAAAATAA